In one window of Caloenas nicobarica isolate bCalNic1 chromosome 34, bCalNic1.hap1, whole genome shotgun sequence DNA:
- the LOC136000677 gene encoding olfactory receptor 14J1-like gives PLHYGTLLGSRACVHMAAAAWASGLLIALMHTANTFSLPLCKGNALDQFFCEIPQILKLSCSDAYLRETGLTAFSAFLFWGCFVFIVLSYVQILRAVLRIPSEQGRHKAFATCLPHLAVVSLFVSTGMFAHLKPPSISSPSLDLVVSVLYSVVPPAVNPLIYSMRNQELKDALRRLMTGCFQP, from the coding sequence atggcagcagctgcctgggccagtgggcTTCTCATTGCTCTgatgcacacggccaatacattttcactgccactgtgcaagggcaatgccctggaccagttcttctgtgaaattcctCAGATCCTCAAATtgtcctgctcagatgcctacctcagggaaacTGGTCTTACTGCTTTTAGTGCTTTTCTATTTTGGggatgttttgtgttcatcgtgctgtcctatgtgcagatcttgagggctgtgctgaggatcccctctgagcagggacggcacaaagcctttgccacgtgcctccctcacctggccgtggtctccctgtttgtcagcactggcatgtttgcccacctgaagcccccctccatctcctccccatccctggatctggtggtgtctgttctgtactcagtggtgcctccagcagtgaaccccctcatctacagcatgaggaaccaggagctcaaggatgctcTGAGGAGGCTGATGACTGGATGTTTTCAGCCATAG